The following proteins come from a genomic window of Vallitaleaceae bacterium 9-2:
- the rpmJ gene encoding 50S ribosomal protein L36 yields MKVRASVKPICEKCQVIKRNGQVRIICENKKHKQRQG; encoded by the coding sequence ATGAAGGTAAGAGCATCTGTAAAACCAATTTGTGAAAAATGCCAAGTCATCAAAAGAAATGGTCAAGTTCGTATCATCTGTGAGAACAAAAAACATAAGCAACGTCAAGGTTAA
- the rpsM gene encoding 30S ribosomal protein S13, translating into MARIAGVDLPREKRVEIGLTYIYGIGRPSSLRILKEAGINPDTRIRDLTDDEVAKIREVIDATQQVEGDLRREIALNIKRLMEIGCYRGIRHRRGLPVRGQKTKTNARTRKGPRRTVANKKK; encoded by the coding sequence ATGGCACGTATTGCTGGTGTAGATTTACCAAGAGAGAAACGTGTTGAGATTGGTCTTACTTATATTTATGGTATAGGACGTCCAAGTTCACTACGTATTTTAAAAGAAGCCGGAATCAATCCGGATACAAGAATTAGAGATTTGACGGATGATGAAGTAGCTAAAATCCGTGAAGTCATTGATGCAACACAACAAGTAGAAGGTGATTTACGACGTGAAATCGCTTTAAATATCAAGCGTTTGATGGAAATCGGATGTTATAGAGGTATTCGTCATCGTCGCGGACTTCCTGTAAGAGGTCAAAAAACGAAGACAAATGCTAGAACACGCAAAGGTCCTCGTAGAACTGTTGCGAACAAGAAGAAATAG
- the rpsK gene encoding 30S ribosomal protein S11 has protein sequence MAKVAKRSGKRRVKKHVERGQAHIQSTFNNTIVTLTDTEGNALSWASAGGLGFRGSRKSTPYAAQMAADTAAKAAMIHGLKTVDVMVKGPGSGREAAIRALQAAGLDVTSIKDVTPVPHNGCRPPKRRRV, from the coding sequence ATGGCAAAAGTAGCCAAAAGAAGCGGTAAACGACGCGTTAAAAAGCATGTTGAACGTGGGCAAGCTCATATTCAATCAACGTTTAATAATACAATTGTTACATTAACTGATACCGAAGGTAATGCATTATCATGGGCTAGTGCAGGTGGACTTGGATTTAGAGGGTCTCGTAAATCAACTCCTTATGCAGCTCAAATGGCAGCAGACACAGCAGCTAAAGCAGCTATGATTCATGGATTAAAAACTGTTGATGTAATGGTTAAAGGTCCAGGTTCAGGTCGTGAAGCTGCAATTAGAGCATTACAAGCAGCTGGTTTGGATGTTACTAGTATTAAGGATGTTACTCCGGTTCCACATAACGGATGTCGTCCACCAAAACGAAGAAGAGTCTAA
- the rpsD gene encoding 30S ribosomal protein S4, with the protein MARYRGAVCRLCRREGDKLFLKGERCYTGKCAMDRRPFAPGQHGRRRSKVSEYGLQLREKQKAKRIYGVLETQFYNYYLEAERRNGIAGDNLLIILETRLDNVVYRAGLGRSRTEARQVVRHNHILVNGKKVNIPSYLVKAGDVITLKEKSLNLQRFKDIIETTGSRTAPEWMEADLENRSIKINDVPTRETIDVPVNETLIVELYSK; encoded by the coding sequence ATGGCAAGATATAGAGGTGCAGTATGTAGACTTTGCCGTCGAGAAGGGGATAAATTATTCCTTAAAGGCGAAAGATGCTACACAGGAAAATGTGCAATGGATCGTCGTCCATTTGCTCCAGGGCAACATGGAAGAAGAAGAAGTAAAGTATCTGAGTACGGACTACAGTTACGTGAAAAGCAAAAGGCAAAACGTATTTATGGTGTGTTAGAAACTCAATTCTATAACTACTATCTTGAAGCAGAGCGTCGTAACGGTATTGCCGGTGATAACTTACTTATCATTCTTGAGACAAGACTTGATAACGTAGTATATCGTGCAGGACTTGGACGTTCAAGAACAGAGGCTCGTCAAGTTGTACGACACAATCATATATTAGTTAATGGTAAAAAAGTAAACATTCCATCATACTTAGTTAAAGCTGGTGATGTGATTACTTTAAAAGAAAAATCCCTTAACCTTCAAAGATTTAAGGATATTATCGAAACAACAGGTTCAAGAACAGCTCCTGAATGGATGGAAGCAGATCTTGAGAATCGTTCAATCAAAATTAACGATGTTCCAACACGTGAAACAATTGACGTACCTGTTAATGAAACACTTATCGTCGAGTTATACTCTAAATAA
- a CDS encoding DNA-directed RNA polymerase subunit alpha codes for MFDFEKPRIDIAEISEDNRYGRFVIEPLERGYGTTLGNSLRRIMLSSLPGAAVSSVKIEGVLHEFSTIPGVKEDVTEVILNIKHLAIQNNSDGNEPKVAYIEFEGEGVVTGADIQADPDIVIVNKDLPIATLSGGPDSKLFMELTITKGRGYVGADKNKTEDQPIGVIPVDSIFTPVERVNLIVENTRVGQITDYDKLTLEVWTNGSLSPDEAVSLAAKVLNEHLNLFIDLSENAKNAEVMVEKEDDEKEKVLEMSIDELELSVRSYNCLKRAGINTVEELTNRTSEDMMKVRNLGRKSLEEVLQKLNELGLQLKPNDE; via the coding sequence GTGTTTGATTTTGAAAAACCAAGAATTGATATTGCTGAGATATCAGAAGATAATCGATATGGACGTTTTGTCATAGAACCTCTTGAGAGAGGCTATGGTACGACTTTAGGAAATTCGCTCAGAAGAATTATGTTGTCCTCATTACCTGGTGCTGCTGTAAGTAGTGTTAAAATTGAAGGCGTTTTGCATGAGTTTAGTACGATTCCAGGCGTTAAAGAAGACGTTACTGAAGTTATCTTAAACATTAAACATTTAGCGATTCAAAACAACAGTGACGGTAATGAACCGAAAGTGGCGTATATTGAATTTGAAGGCGAAGGTGTTGTTACCGGAGCTGATATACAAGCAGATCCTGATATTGTAATCGTGAATAAAGATTTACCGATAGCAACCTTAAGTGGGGGCCCTGACAGTAAATTATTCATGGAACTTACGATTACAAAAGGTAGAGGATATGTTGGTGCTGATAAAAATAAAACAGAAGATCAACCTATTGGTGTAATACCTGTAGACTCTATCTTTACACCTGTTGAACGTGTTAATCTAATTGTTGAGAATACACGTGTCGGACAAATCACTGACTACGATAAGTTAACATTAGAAGTATGGACGAACGGCTCTTTATCACCGGATGAAGCAGTTTCTTTGGCAGCGAAGGTTCTTAATGAACACTTGAACTTGTTCATTGATTTATCTGAAAATGCAAAGAATGCAGAAGTTATGGTTGAAAAAGAAGACGATGAAAAAGAAAAAGTTCTTGAAATGAGTATAGATGAATTGGAACTTTCAGTACGATCATATAACTGCTTAAAGCGAGCAGGTATCAATACAGTTGAAGAATTGACTAATCGTACATCAGAAGATATGATGAAAGTTCGAAATTTAGGTCGTAAATCATTAGAAGAAGTTTTACAAAAATTGAATGAGTTAGGTTTACAATTAAAACCTAACGATGAATGA